The Arachis hypogaea cultivar Tifrunner chromosome 14, arahy.Tifrunner.gnm2.J5K5, whole genome shotgun sequence genome has a segment encoding these proteins:
- the LOC112744553 gene encoding isoflavone 7-O-methyltransferase, protein MASNNNGRTASESFKAQALVYRHMYGILDSMCLKWIVDFRIPNIIHNHGKPITLSELVSVLKIPSAKVDSTDLFMHYMAHNGFFDIVTIHGDDDSNQEEEKEAFALTAASELLIKGTENPSISPVVEMFLGDPTLSSSMHHLNKWFYDENRPLYEITLGKPLWEFLDKNPASLSLFNDAMASDSQMIKLALKDHNMVFEGLETIVDVGGGNGTTAQIISEKFPALKCIVFDLPQVVKNLKGCNNLSFVGGDMFESIPKADAILLKLALHSWSDDNCVKILRNCKDAVNVLSKNKNKGKIIILEAVINEEQDESEITRLKFLMNISMHIIHHGGKERTKKEWESIFYEAGLYNYKISPFTGHLSLIEVYP, encoded by the exons ATGGCTTCAAACAACAATGGCCGCACGGCAAGTGAGAGCTTCAAAGCTCAAGCTCTTGTTTACAGGCACATGTATGGCATCCTAGACTCCATGTGTCTCAAGTGGATCGTTGACTTTCGCATACCAAACATAATCCACAACCATGGCAAACCCATTACTCTTTCAGAATTGGTTTCAGTTCTCAAAATTCCATCGGCTAAAGTTGATAGCACGGATCTTTTCATGCACTACATGGCACATAATGGATTCTTTGATATA GTGACAATTCATGGTGACGATGATAGCaaccaagaagaagaaaaggaagcattTGCTCTCACAGCAGCATCAGAGCTGTTGATCAAAGGCACTGAAAACCCTTCTATATCTCCGGTGGTAGAGATGTTTCTCGGTGATCCAACTCTTTCAAGTTCCATGCATCATTTAAACAAGTGGTTTTATGACGAAAATCGCCCTCTATATGAAATCACCTTGGGAAAACCTTTGTGGGAGTTTCTTGATAAGAACCCTGCAAGCTTGAGCTTGTTCAATGATGCTATGGCCAGTGATTCTCAGATGATAAAGTTGGCACTAAAGGATCACAACATGGTCTTTGAGGGATTGGAAACAATTGTAGATGTTGGTGGTGGAAATGGAACCACAGCTCAAATTATCAGTGAGAAATTTCCAGCACTCAAATGTATAGTATTTGATCTTCCACAGGTTGTGAAAAATTTGAAGGGATGCAACAATTTGAGCTTTGTTGGTGGAGACATGTTTGAATCCATTCCTAAGGCTGATGCAATTCTACTTAAG CTAGCCTTACATAGTTGGAGTGACGATAATTGCGTAAAAATATTGAGAAACTGCAAAGATGCTGTTAATGTTTtaagtaagaataaaaataaaggtAAAATAATCATTTTAGAGGCTGTgataaatgaagaacaagatgagtcTGAAATTACTCGACTCAAATTTCTTATGAATATAAGCATGCATATTATTCATCATGGAGGAAAAGAGAGAACCAAAAAAGAATGGGAAAGTATCTTTTATGAAGCTGGCCTCTATAATTACAAAATATCTCCATTTACAGGACATTTATCACTTATAGAGGTCTATCCTTAA